The nucleotide window TTGCCAGGTGCTGACAGGAGCAACTGCACCTGCTTCTTCTTTCAGTAGCTGAAGAAAggattttatctttatttccaaGTGATTTCCTTTCCCCACTGGATACTGGAGTACAGCTCCCTCCCTGGGGCAGTGGATGCTCCTCACTCAGCTGCTTTCTCCCATCAATGCCTTGAAACTCCTAACCATCATCAGAAACCCCCAGGGAGCCACCAAGCTCGGTGATGGAAAGGGAAGGGTCCCCTCACCAGTCAAACAGACCTGGGAAGGGGATAGGGTGttaggaaagagaatgcaaaagctctgcagagggaggggagaggggaaatGTGATTGGTGATACTTGCGCTTCCAGAGGAAGGATAtgtcatatttttaataataataaatacatgaagACAGCTTTGCCAGCACTGCTCTGGCTCCTTGGGTAGTTGGGGGGAGGGGACCCATGCAGCTGCAGAACAGACCAGTATCTCCCCTCCCCCATTAGGCAGGCTCAGGATCGCAGCAGCCACCCCTCCCCTGAAACCGCAGTCCTCCCCCCAACAGCCCACCCTCTAGCGGTCCCTTAACAGAGCTCggcccctctcctctctccctctccactcccTTCAACCCTACACCACATGCTTTCAGCACTGATGCTCCTGTAACACAGTCTCACTCCAGCTCTCAGAAACCCTGGTACCCACATAGTACTCGCCAGTCCTGAGGCCCAGCTCTTTCCTGCCGGTGCCCTTCACAGCTGACAGTAATCACCCCCATACCACACCCCACAGAAATAATCCAGTACATTTCTGCATTTCCTGAATTCCATCAAAAAGGATtgctttttcccccatttttattTCAATGTGACCTCCTTTCTCACAACCTTTAATATAATGGCCATCAAATGTGCTTGTGTGTTCAGGGGGTGTCTGGGCCTCAGGACTAGGGGACTAGTGCCACCTATTGACCCAAATTTGTTCAAGATAGACCTTTAATATACTTCTTACACAGCAATGCACTGTTATTTCAAAAGCATCAATAGCTTAAACATGCAAAGGCATGGCTCTTGGGGCTTCTCTGAGACCCTCTGAACAATGagatcaaagaaatacaagagcAAGACTGGGCACAGAGCCAGAGCAATGATGCCTTTCTCCACGCACAGGCCGAAAAAAAGGCTGAGCCCAAGGAATGAAAAAGGAACCTAAGGTTTTATAAGCAAAGAAGAGTAGGGGACAGTTTTTCTCAAGGGCTATAAAAAACCTTATGCATCACAATATGAATGATATTATCAATAGAGCAGAAGGCAGGATTTCACTGGTGCTTCTGCCAAGTTGGCTAAATCCTTGAATAAGTGTAAACATGAATCTGAGATTTATACATCAAATAGGTATCAGGGAGGAAGGGACACTCAGGACTGCGGCTGACCCTCACTAATCCACTATTATGTGGAACTGGAGGCTGGACAGATTAACTAGGCTCTGCAAAATGGGTCTACACCACGCAGCTCTATAGATTGGTTTAGCCATGTACCTTCCCCAACCGAAGGCAAGAAAAAGCTCGAGCTCTCCATGGTGCTGAAAACAGACACAATCAGATCATTCTTTCCTCacgaaaaaaaaattttttttttctagtaagaTATCCAGGAAGATGGCTGTGAACTCCTGAAAGGCATTTCCCCAAGCCTTCATAAAAATCATAACAAAAAGCTTTAGAGACAACAACAGGCCTCGGTCAAACCCTCTTCCCCACTTCCTCGGATGAAAATCCAAGGCAGAGATGCTAAATTACTTGTTAAGAAAAAAGCCAAGACTGTCTTTACAGTCACATAATAAAACTGAACAGGTGCTCATGTGAACTAATGATAGACATTATTTAATGAACACTGGAGATGATCTGTTGTTAACACTCCACTGAGGAAATCGGACTTTCATGGGGTCTTCGTGATCAGAGAACTGAATTTATGAGTGGGagtaagggaaagaagaaaagtgaaCAACAGCCATAAAGAAACCCTGAATTTCTTAGTTCCCTTGTAGCTCCTCAGAATTCTTGGGTAAAGCAGGCCCTGAGAAAATGGAGCTCCAGAACACTACATCCCCACTTTAACTAAAGTAACACTCATGCCTGTTTTATACACTGAGAATCCACATAAAACTTTGTCAACAATGTATTCTGAACATTCTTTGATGACTCTGGTGCAAACACCCTCACAAAGTATTCAACTTTTTGTTGGAGATCTCTTTCAAATAATGCCTGTCATCTAGGAGCTTAAGGATAAAAAGATGTCCTGCAAATTAAAGACTGGATTGAATTAATGTAAGATCCACAAAGGAAGGGGTTTTTGTCTGTTCAGTTCAGTGCTGTACTGCCAAGAGGGCAGAATACTGTCTAGAACTTGTGGTTTCTTTGAAGGCAGCATCTTGAATAGAAATGGGGCAGTAGGGAGGGGGGAGCTAGAGGTTACAATCTtagaacatatatatttttggaggaaaaaaaaccaaagacTTTCATTAACCCTAGGACCCGGAAGGGCCTCCACACTCTGTGTTCCACAAGAACTGGGTCTTTAATGTAGAGGCGatgtaaccttgggcaaattacttaacctaagAGTCTCAGTTTCGCCACTAGTTAAATAGACATGGCATATATTTTGTAAGGATTAGGTATAAAGCACTTAACTCAGTATGTAACACaaagtcagattttttttaaaaaggcaattcCTTTCCCTTGGCAGCTACTATAATCCAAAAATCTTAATTAGAAGCAAATGCAATAGTTAATCCAAAGAAGCAAATGTGGTGGTTCTACCTAAggcttttttaaaactaaaattcctGTCTAGTTAGTTCagacagaaagggaaaagaaTCTTAAAAACCTATTTTTGTGActctttgcttatccattcaaAGAAATAGAAGTATGAGGGCCCTGGGTACATTAGGCTCCCTCTGGTCTGCCAGGGAATAAAAATTAGAGGCCCCAGAAGCTCTTCTTGGTAGCATCCATGAGAAAAAGCTCTAGGCTCTTTGGTTTGAAGGAAGACTCAGAGAATCAGTCTAACACATTCAGTTTTCCACTGAGGAAAATTAAAGGCTAGGGATGTTAAGCGATTTGTCCAAAATCACAGAGTTAACAGAGAACAGAACTACAATGTCTCCTCTTTGTACAAGGCTGCAGCTGACTGACAACAGACTCTGCCCCAATTGGGCACACCAGTATAAATCAATTCACAGGGCTTAGAATCCACAAGGTTTAGGGATGTACTGACCCGAATCGTATCCCTTTCCATGGCACTGCCCAGGAATGCCAGACATTAAAGTTAGGTGTTTGTGAGACCCCCAAGCCCTTACAAAACCCCAGGGAATTCATTCTAGACTCAACTTCTGTCTCTTTCCATTCTTCTCTCCACTTTCTGTATTATCCAGGGCCTAAGGGATCTCCCACCAACTGAGGTAATTCTCCGGACAGAGGACAAGAGCTCAGATGTGTAACTCCCACCAAGTCTCCTGATTTGGGGTGGTATTTCTGAGATTTTCATTCTTTCAGTCTTCAAGCTAGGAATTTTCTGCCTACTTGCTGGCATCCTCTTGTAAGCTCTTTGTAAAAAGACTGGCCCTTACTGACTAGTAAATGGAGGCCTTATTTGAAAGAGGGTCAGTGAGGCTTCAAAACTACACAACTATACTGATTGTTCACACTCCAGCCTTCCCATTCACTCTACTATTCTCTCCAGATAaactctctctacaactaaccaAAGATCAACCCTATGTTGATgctatttctgaaaagaaaagaaaagaaaaagaaaaagaaaaagaaaaagaaaagaaaagaaaagaaaaaaacattcagaGGTGGAGGACAAGAATATCTCTTGCTGAGGAGGAAAGGTTCTATCTACCTTTTGGTGAGTCAAACACCAAAGGTTTCCTGAGCTGCTAATGCCACCTGGTGGCCAGCAAGACAcattaataaaacttaaaatccATGTATTTTAGATTGTGTTACTTGTATATTCCAACAAATCATACAGGAACCTGGGGCAACGTGGGTACTGTGGTAATCTCTCAATTTTTCCTGTTAAATAACCAATTTCTAGTTTCTGAGAAAAATAATTAccgaaaaacaaaaaaacaaaaaacaatatgaAACCCAACTTTTCTCACTCTCCCCCCAAAATTTcatctttcctttttcattatccTCTCACCAAAAACACCTCATACCCAATGAAGCCAGTCATACAATACATGTGCAAAAGGGGCTTTAATTCGTAGGTAAAACCAATTTTATTAATAGAGATCTTTCCACATGTCCAGAGCAAACAATTAATGAATTCCAAGGAAAAAACCTACAGTGAAATGAGAATCCCAGGACGACAAAAAATGATATATAAGTACACCCATAATCACCGCCGCCTCCGAAAACCTGAAAGGAAGGGAAACCGAGAATGAGGCAAAGGACAGTTGGAAAAACTGAAGTGACAGATAAAAAGGGCATCTAGAGAAAAGGGCTCCAGAGGCCTGTACCTCCTCTATTTCCTCCCAGGACAAATGACTACAGTAGGAATGAAATTAAAACAGGATAATGGTTCCTTTAAGTGACACTATTACAGTTCCATTTAAGGAGGCCTGGGCAGGAACTGTGAGACCTTGGAGACAGAATCCAGTTACTGCTCTGTGAATGATGCTGATTTTCAGCTtgggaaagaaaagaagtaaaagctcACCTCTAAAAAGCTTAATACTTAGTATGGAAGAGATACTATAGGAGCTGGTAAGACCAAGTATGGCAAATCTAGAGAGCTGGCATCCCAATTCATACTCCCCACCCTGCACTGGACCACCAAAGCCTAAGCCATTCACTGACCTTTCCTCTTCCGACCTTTCTTAAGTATCTTCTTGTGCTTCTTAATAGGATTCTGATCCTGGAGATAGATGGAGTAGTGAAGGAATAGCACCGCACTTCCAAGTGTCAGCACCCCTCCCCAAGCTCCTCAGGGTCATAAGTCCCACATACACTTGCATGAAAGCAAGGTTGCTCCCCACCACCCTCACCTCCTCAGGATGAGGGGTTCCTCCTGTCAAAGCACTGATGTCACTGAAGTGCGTGAGTGAATGAAGCTGTGAGCTCATGACATTTGCTCGTTTTCGCCGTCCTTTTTCTCGCTTACTGACACTTAAGCGCACCATCATGCTCTCCTCATAGTTAATCCTGCCAGAGAAACACAGACTATTTCCAGCATGCTCAGTCCCAAGAGACAGAAAGCTGCAGCCAAGAATCAGGGTCCAGGTATTTACTCACCCCTTGCTCAGATAGTTCTCAAGACATTTCATAGCAGGTCAGTATAGAAAGTAGAAAGGACATACTGACGCTCAAAACTGAGCTTCCTCAATGAAATGGTTCTTTGTGCTAGAACTTCTCTCTTCCTTCAAGATGAACTCACAGCCCATCCACAGGAGCATTTAAACTACTGTATCAGAAAACTCTTATATTTCAGCTCCATAAGCAGGATTCCCTGTATGAGCCCTTTCACTCAAATCTATCAGCTACAGAGACAGCGACCTGTGCCAAGTTGAGTCTGTATTCAAGTTACAATTGCTTTTCCACTTTTCTTCCCTGAACTTACCTGGCAGTCTCCATGCCATTATAAAAACTTGCCTTTATTGCCTTTTGCATAGAAGTTAAGAGCTATAACAGCGAACAGAACTTTAAAGTGCTACTAGATGGAACTGCTTATGTTCCTCTTCATAAAGGATCTGCTCAGTCTCAAcgggtaaaaaagaaaaatacatttcccCCTTAGTTTCTATTCTGTACTACAAGTCCCTAATTCTTAGAATCTGTCACCCAAGTTTTCTACTCCACTTTCTATATAATGTCCGTTCTCTTGGTATCAGAGTTAATCATGTTCATCCCAAGCATATGGACAGTCTCTACAGCACAGAAAACAATTTCTAATTGCAAGGGATCAGACCTATGTTGGTCCTCTTGACTCTGGCGAGTGACATGAGGATGTCGAGCAGCCCGGATTTCCTCTGGTGCATCTGAGTACTGCTCCTTCAGTTCACGGATGACAGAGCTGCTCAGCGCTCGTCTCTTGGCCCGTTCTAGGCGCTTCTTCTCCCGCTCAGCTTCTGTTTCATCTATGTGATAAGAATCAGCAAGGGTTATCCCTCAACagcaaaaagaagagaaacacaatTCATGCAGAGGAGGCAGCAGTCACAGTTCATACCATAATGTACTGGAACCAAGCGTGGTGGAACATACTTCTTCACTGCTTTTAGAGATTTATTCCCTGAAGCCTCAGATTGGCCTTCCTCCACTTCATCTTCCTCCTCATCCTCAGAGTTCAACTATAAAAGGAACATAATGTTTGCAAACTTAGCAAGTGTTAGTcagacaagagaaaaaaaaagcgaAAGCTGTAGTGCCCTAGGGAGGCAGGACtataaacaaaagggagaaaagagaatctCATACTCGATATCCTAAGGCACAAGCTGGGAGTCTAAAGGAATGAGATTCCCAGGAGATCCAGGCTCACCACAAGGCTCACACAAGTGTAGATCCTTCAGGACAGTCAGGACAACACAGCTCCTTACCTTGCTCCTCATACTGCTGGGATGAGGCTTAAAACGAAGTGGGTCATTCTCACCTGAAATAAACAACCCAAGAGATTTTACAAGATTTGGAACTTTATGATGGTCCCCGCACAACCCAATAGCTTCCCCCACTTACTGAGGCTGCCTGTCACTGCAGTCTTGACCAGTTTATCAATTTGATACTTCAGTTTTTGGTCCAACGGACGAAGCTTTTCCAAAACCTGTGACATGTAAATGGGATTACATTCCCTTCCCAACATTAAGTACGTACCAGAGTCCTGACAGTAAGTTGACAGATAAAGCACCTAAAATATACAGAAGCAgaacaaatgaagagaaaaatacttttttcattTGGTGTCCTCACTTAAACATGAGAACACCCATTTATATGAGAGCTATTTTGTGAGTCCTAGAATTCACGATTCAGAAACCTATAACTCTAAGATGCCAAATGCTTCAAACCGTGCGAATCTCCACCAGTCTCAAAACGGCAGTGTGTCCCTGTAGAGACCCTCCTGAGGCTTTGTCCAGGATGAGATGGCTCAGATCCATAAGGTACATGAGCAGCAGCTGGTCTTTCACTTCCAAGAGGCTGAGACCCTGAGTTGAACAAAACAGTAAGGGATGCAAATTCTGTTTTAGCCAGAAAATCAGGAGAAGAGTCTAACACACACAGGATAATTTTTGCCAAGTTCAAATTTTTCCCAATCAGTTCATATACGGTATCTGGAGTTGTCTCAAGGAAGTGGCTGTAACCTAAAATGGCCACAGAGAAAAGAGCATATGCTATGACAACAGAAGCAAAGCTTGGAGAATTAATGGAAGACactaaaagcaagaaaataaataaagtattccCCAAAAAGACAACAGcagagtttctcaaccttggcactagtAACATTTGGAGACAGGTAATTCTTTGGAGCACTGTCCAGGTCCCAGATGTTCAGCAGCATCTCTATCTATGGATGTCCCCTCGCCAGTGGTGATGATAAAAAAATGTCTCCATCCAGTGatgaatttcaaattaatttaattaaaacaatTACTGATTTTATCCCCATACAATGGAATTATATGATACAGGTAAAAACAATGATACATACTAACATGGACTTAATTCTAAACAGACTTTTCTATGGGAAAAGTATGTACAAAATGATTCCAACTGGGGGAACCGGGGGGATACAATACACACATATTATACATACAGAAGAATATCTAGAAGATAACATACAATCAACAACTGCTACCCCTGGGGACCGAgatgaggaaaaggaagaaatggagtGCTTGCACTGTGACAGTGTTTCAGAAAATATGGAATCAAGCGTATTATTACTTTTAAGAGAAATCTCTACAAATTGTACCCTGGTGGTTGTTTCAGAATGGTGATTACagtggtttttaattttcttctctgtttttatgtatcttctaaattttctaaaattaaaagtgtATTATATTTATGGGCAGAAAATCAAGCAAAGGttatttaagttttttcttttacatagaaGAAAGCGTGAGCAGACCTGttacatttattaaattaaaaaagttgCTGTGACTgcaaaaaaataaactgaaaaagtcCACAGCCCTGGGAAGATCTatttcagagaggttaaatactcTGCCTAAGGTTACAGTTAGGATTCAGACTTTCAGACTCAGTCAGACTCCAAAGACTCCTAAACCTAAGTCCTGGGTTATCTTTAACCAATCTGCTAACCTTTTGAGATTAGCACTGGAGAGGTATAGGAGAATGAGTAAAGAATTTCAAGCCAGACAAATTAAGTTCTGAAATAGGTACTTGGCAGTCAATTACTAGGTAAGTTCATTTAACCTTATAACCCCAGTCTCATCTGTACTATGTACAGTATTTCCTTCCTGTACAAAAAGTAATTATGAGGCTCAACTAAGATAACACGCAAGCACTTTGGAACCTATCAAGTACCTCATCCTTGTAAAAGTCTTTGGTCCTGAAAATAAGTTAATAAGTATCTGCTCAATGAATAAATATACAGtgatacacacccacacacatatacacatgctgGCAGCCCATCTCAAAAAGGCTTTCAAATGGATCAAAGCATGGTACCCAGAATAAAGAAAGACAATAATTTGAGGAGTAGGTTCTTCTGACACATGTGGGCATTGTTAACTTCAAATTGGGTTACAGACAtatgagagaaaaacagaagaaaggaaaagcaaagattagaaaactcaggaaaaataaaaatagacaagaACAAAACTGAATGGTGATTAAAGGcaaaagaatatattaaaaattctatTAGCTTTCTTTCTAAAGCACGTATCTGCTGTAAATCCCATGTTTAAAAATCCTTCACTGTTTCTTACTGACCTATACTACAGTGATTTTCATACTTTTGCTGACCTATGGAACATTTTGCTTAAATAACACCTTAGGACAAAAACTCAATATAAAAAAGGTAACACTAGAGGTTTCCAGTTAAGCAGGTATAAGGGATCTTTCCTTATCGGTCCCATACTCAATGAGCCCTGAAAAGGTTCTATAAGACCTAAATTTGAAACTACCATTATTTCAACTTTAAGAAGCACagcaattttatattttaacatcttTGAAATCAGGTTGCATATTTTAACCATTGGTACTTTGGTATTATGTCATAGGAAAAATCTAAGTATATAAAATAAGTAGTATGTCTCCAATTAACAGCATCTTAGATGAGATGATATACAACTAtaacttctcagttggcctacaAGGCTCTTCATAGAGTGACTACTTTTCCACTCTTATTTTCtaccccaaacacacacattcaatgTACATCCAACCACACCAGATGACTTGCCTCCTTTCCCAGAACATCACCATGTGTTCAGGTCTGTGTGCCTTTGTGCATGACGTTCCTTTAGGTCTCTCTGACTCCTGCTTATTCCTTATAATCTTGGCATCTCCTGGGAGAAACCTTCCCCGACTTTCTCTGTTCCTCCCACAAATATTTAATCTCTCTCTTCAgcttgtacagcactcatcatggcTCTGCAATGTGACTGCTCCTAATTATGACATTGCTTTAAGCTGTCTTCACTAGACCTCAGCACAGAAACTGGACCTTATTCACCTTTGAAGCTCCAGCACTTAGGATATAGAAGGCACCTGATGTATCTATGATGAAAGAGCTGTTGAGAACACTGAGTCAGGGGATGCTTACTCTTCAAGTATGTCTTACCTTCTCTGTAGGATAAGCTCTAGCTTGAACTTTTTTTGTCAGAGCTTGCACTTGTGCAGTTACAGCCATCACCTGAAATTAGTCCAAATAAAACAACTAACTAGAATACATCAAGTCATTGCTGTGGGCTGTGCAGGGAAAAAGCTAAACAATGCCACCTAAAAAAATCATCTGCAACACTGCTCAAAACACAGTACTCTCTCCTTTTCAGTTCTTGCAAAGTATAGGAGAGATGGGTTCTGATACTTCTTCAAAAGGTAGAAAAACTTCCCACCTCTTCTTAAAGCTAAAGAAACCATCTTACCAAACCTTGTGAAGGGAAAAGAACTGGAACGGTGGTGATGGGGGAACTGTACCTTTATCTATATATGGGCTGAATTTCCAATTCATAGAACTGCATAAATGTCTATTAGCTGGGCCCCAAATGGTAAATCATACAATCTTTCCCAGCATAGGTTTCCTTAGCTGTAAGATTCAAATAAATTGATTCAGACGACTTCTTTTTGGAGTTTTTTGTGTTGCTCTGGACGCAGAAATCAATTACTTTGAATTCTACCCTGAAAAAGTTTTCATTAAGTCATTTTGCTCTTATGGTATTTGGTACCAATCAAATATGTTCCCCCAAATTACCAACGTTTGGAGGTGAAGCACACAGTCAGAACCAATCCATGACTAATCTATTGTCAAGGGGTGACACTGCTCACCTGTTCCTGTAGGTTTTTCAGAAGTGTTACGGCACTTGTCAGGTCTGACTCCAGCACCTCCTATAGGAgggaaaggaataaagaaaagccAGTCTTTCCTCAGGATTATGAGAAGAGACGTCCCAGGCAGAAAACCCTCCTCTCTCCTTCACACACCCCAGATTTCCAGCCTTCCCAGTCCAGTGCACGTGCAGCCTCGTCTCACAGCCGGCCAGCCCTCCGGATTACATGCGGAACCTAACTGCAGCCCCGTCTCCTTCCTGCCGCTTTTGCCCCGCTGTGCCAGGGAGGTTGTGTCCCTGAAGCTACTCATCACCACCCTTCCTTCGCGCCAGTAATCTGCCTCGAGCcgcaaaaagaaaaggaaactgccACATTAGCAATTAGAAGAAGACGACGCGCGACACTCACCAGCGCCGCCATCTTCACAAAGCCCGCCCTTTCCGGGGCTGTTCTTTCCGAGAACCAATGTAGTCCAGAGACACTTGAGACCCTACCGCCGCCTGCAAACCTAAGACACGAGGAGTAGGGGCTCCCTCACTTCCGGCCCAACAGGATGTCCTAGAGGAGGGGCCGGGTCCCGCCAATGGAGTAGAAGAATTGGCTAAATCCGACAGATTTAGAAGATTAATGACGTAAAGATGCTCTTGGAAGGAAGCACGTGACTAGTGGATTGCGTAGAATGATTGAAACTAAACGAATAAAAACTAGCCAAATTATTGATTGACACTTAGAGAGGCCCAATGGAAAAAGGAGTGGACAGCGCGAACTGAACGCGTACTGACTCGTGGACGCCGCAGTAGCCCGAATGGTTCCCACAGTGCTTGCCTGGCGTGGCTGGAACCGGCCGCTAGGTGACGGGCCTCGGCTTCAAGGCGAAGCCGCCGTTGCCGGCTCCTACTCCTGCGCGGAGCACGGCCGCGCGAGATGCGTCACCGATCCCACGGCCCTTGGATCAATTATGTGACAGTACTCCTGTGTGGCCGTGGAGAAGTCACTAGGTCTCGGagctttttttcatctgtaaacgagaggcccagagaagcccAGGGCCAACGTGCAGAAACGGACAACCGATCCTAGCCCTCATTGTACGCACCCACCCGGGTGCGTTGCCGAAAGACCCTCAAATGTCGTCCCAGAACTCCTAGGTCTCCCACCTGGGGGACACGAAAGGGAGTACGTTGTGCAAATGAGAAAGCCAGTTCAGATTTAGTAACTTGCCCCCAGTCACAGAGGTCTACGGCAGAACTTGTTTCAAATGCCACCTGTGCATATTTCCTTATGCCCTGCCTCACCTTTCCTCTGTAAAGTATGTTGGCTTCACTCCTGCTTCAGGTTGGTAAGGTTGCATGGGTATCAACTGTTTGTTCCCTTATGAACATCATCTGCCTTAGGAAGTAAGCACTGCAGGGGCAAGTGGTCTTGAATTTTTCCCACAAATACAAGCCAATTTAGTACTAGAAATCAGATCTCCTGACT belongs to Manis pentadactyla isolate mManPen7 chromosome 11, mManPen7.hap1, whole genome shotgun sequence and includes:
- the NGDN gene encoding neuroguidin isoform X4, with amino-acid sequence MAALEVLESDLTSAVTLLKNLQEQVMAVTAQVQALTKKVQARAYPTEKVLEKLRPLDQKLKYQIDKLVKTAVTGSLSENDPLRFKPHPSSMRSKLNSEDEEEDEVEEGQSEASGNKSLKAVKKYVPPRLVPVHYDETEAEREKKRLERAKRRALSSSVIRELKEQYSDAPEEIRAARHPHVTRQSQEDQHRINYEESMMVRLSVSKREKGRRKRANVMSSQLHSLTHFSDISALTGGTPHPEEDQNPIKKHKKILKKGRKRKAPSAANLGPSPASITPPPACPPAYPLSPKWVLDQVATWIESGRLLGHGDWSNGLRKAEDTKEQTHHCQDPKEEGGERCHPAWLPTGVLLKVVRSSCLMRQPRNSLSKLLIVTQL
- the NGDN gene encoding neuroguidin isoform X6 produces the protein MAALEVLESDLTSAVTLLKNLQEQVMAVTAQVQALTKKVQARAYPTEKGLSLLEVKDQLLLMYLMDLSHLILDKASGGSLQGHTAVLRLVEIRTVLEKLRPLDQKLKYQIDKLVKTAVTGSLSENDPLRFKPHPSSMRSKLNSEDEEEDEVEEGQSEASGNKSLKAVKKYVPPRLVPVHYDETEAEREKKRLERAKRRALSSSVIRELKEQYSDAPEEIRAARHPHVTRQSQEDQHRINYEESMMVRLSVSKREKGRRKRANVMSSQLHSLTHFSDISALTGGTPHPEEDQNPIKKHKKILKKGRKRKDMGIGATG
- the NGDN gene encoding neuroguidin isoform X7 encodes the protein MAALEVLESDLTSAVTLLKNLQEQVMAVTAQVQALTKKVQARAYPTEKGLSLLEVKDQLLLMYLMDLSHLILDKASGGSLQGHTAVLRLVEIRTVLEKLRPLDQKLKYQIDKLVKTAVTGSLSENDPLRFKPHPSSMRSKLNSEDEEEDEVEEGQSEASGNKSLKAVKKYVPPRLVPVHYDETEAEREKKRLERAKRRALSSSVIRELKEQYSDAPEEIRAARHPHVTRQSQEDQHRINYEESMMVRLSVSKREKGRRKRANVMSSQLHSLTHFSDISALTGGTPHPEEDQNPIKKHKKILKKGRKRKGFRRRR
- the NGDN gene encoding neuroguidin isoform X5, encoding MAALEVLESDLTSAVTLLKNLQEQVMAVTAQVQALTKKVQARAYPTEKGLSLLEVKDQLLLMYLMDLSHLILDKASGGSLQGHTAVLRLVEIRTVLEKLRPLDQKLKYQIDKLVKTAVTGSLSENDPLRFKPHPSSMRSKLNSEDEEEDEVEEGQSEASGNKSLKAVKKYVPPRLVPVHYDETEAEREKKRLERAKRRALSSSVIRELKEQYSDAPEEIRAARHPHVTRQSQEDQHRINYEESMMVRLSVSKREKGRRKRANVMSSQLHSLTHFSDISALTGGTPHPEEDQNPIKKHKKILKKGRKRKDNGCHLLSACLCQVPWKVPYTFSFKAPSTP
- the NGDN gene encoding neuroguidin isoform X8 codes for the protein MRSKLNSEDEEEDEVEEGQSEASGNKSLKAVKKYVPPRLVPVHYDETEAEREKKRLERAKRRALSSSVIRELKEQYSDAPEEIRAARHPHVTRQSQEDQHRINYEESMMVRLSVSKREKGRRKRANVMSSQLHSLTHFSDISALTGGTPHPEEDQNPIKKHKKILKKGRKRKAPSAANLGPSPASITPPPACPPAYPLSPKWVLDQVATWIESGRLLGHGDWSNGLRKAEDTKEQTHHCQDPKEEGGERCHPAWLPTGVLLKVVRSSCLMRQPRNSLSKLLIVTQL
- the NGDN gene encoding neuroguidin isoform X2 translates to MAALEVLESDLTSAVTLLKNLQEQVMAVTAQVQALTKKVQARAYPTEKGLSLLEVKDQLLLMYLMDLSHLILDKASGGSLQGHTAVLRLVEIRTVLEKLRPLDQKLKYQIDKLVKTAVTGSLSENDPLRFKPHPSSMRSKLNSEDEEEDEVEEGQSEASGNKSLKAVKKYVPPRLVPVHYDETEAEREKKRLERAKRRALSSSVIRELKEQYSDAPEEIRAARHPHVTRQSQEDQHRINYEESMMVRLSVSKREKGRRKRANVMSSQLHSLTHFSDISALTGGTPHPEEDQNPIKKHKKILKKGRKRKAPSAANLGPSPASITPPPACPPAYPLSPKWVLDQVATWIESGRLLGHGDWSNGLRKAEDTKEQTHHCQDPKEEGGERCHPAWLPTGVLLKVVRSSCLEQPT
- the NGDN gene encoding neuroguidin isoform X1; protein product: MAALEVLESDLTSAVTLLKNLQEQVMAVTAQVQALTKKVQARAYPTEKGLSLLEVKDQLLLMYLMDLSHLILDKASGGSLQGHTAVLRLVEIRTVLEKLRPLDQKLKYQIDKLVKTAVTGSLSENDPLRFKPHPSSMRSKLNSEDEEEDEVEEGQSEASGNKSLKAVKKYVPPRLVPVHYDETEAEREKKRLERAKRRALSSSVIRELKEQYSDAPEEIRAARHPHVTRQSQEDQHRINYEESMMVRLSVSKREKGRRKRANVMSSQLHSLTHFSDISALTGGTPHPEEDQNPIKKHKKILKKGRKRKAPSAANLGPSPASITPPPACPPAYPLSPKWVLDQVATWIESGRLLGHGDWSNGLRKAEDTKEQTHHCQDPKEEGGERCHPAWLPTGVLLKVVRSSCLMRQPRNSLSKLLIVTQL
- the NGDN gene encoding neuroguidin isoform X3, whose protein sequence is MAVTAQVQALTKKVQARAYPTEKGLSLLEVKDQLLLMYLMDLSHLILDKASGGSLQGHTAVLRLVEIRTVLEKLRPLDQKLKYQIDKLVKTAVTGSLSENDPLRFKPHPSSMRSKLNSEDEEEDEVEEGQSEASGNKSLKAVKKYVPPRLVPVHYDETEAEREKKRLERAKRRALSSSVIRELKEQYSDAPEEIRAARHPHVTRQSQEDQHRINYEESMMVRLSVSKREKGRRKRANVMSSQLHSLTHFSDISALTGGTPHPEEDQNPIKKHKKILKKGRKRKAPSAANLGPSPASITPPPACPPAYPLSPKWVLDQVATWIESGRLLGHGDWSNGLRKAEDTKEQTHHCQDPKEEGGERCHPAWLPTGVLLKVVRSSCLMRQPRNSLSKLLIVTQL